The [Pseudomonas] carboxydohydrogena genome includes a window with the following:
- a CDS encoding DegQ family serine endoprotease, whose amino-acid sequence MFHAPVRLKRLLPLAVAGGFLMMAASAPQPAFARGPDGIADVAEKVIDAVVNISTSQTVNGRDEKGEEAKPQKEGRNKANPKLPPDSPFNELFEDFFKNRRGDRGQHKVNSLGSGFIIDASGIVVTNNHVIADADEINVILNDGTKIKAELVGRDKKSDLAVLKFQPPEKKLTAVKFGNSDRLRLGEWVIAIGNPFSLGGTVTAGIVSARNRDINSGPYDNYIQTDAAINRGNSGGPLFNLDGEVIGVNTAIISPSGGSIGIGFAVPSNTVVGIVNQLRQYKEVRRGWLGVRIQQVTDEIADSLGIKPPHGALVAGVDEKGPAKPAGIEAGDVITSFDGKAIREMKDLPRAVADTPVGKTVDVVLIRKGKEETHKVTLGRLDDGDKPVEASLKTPAPEPDKTVTQKALGLDLAAISKDLRARYKLKDKVKGVVIVGVDRNSDAAERRLSAGDVIVEVAQEAVNSPADVKKRIDQLKKDGKKSILLLVSNAEGELRFVALSAN is encoded by the coding sequence ATGTTCCACGCGCCTGTGCGACTGAAACGCCTGCTTCCGCTTGCCGTCGCGGGCGGTTTTCTGATGATGGCGGCGAGCGCCCCTCAGCCTGCGTTCGCGCGCGGCCCGGATGGCATCGCCGATGTTGCGGAGAAGGTGATCGACGCCGTGGTGAACATCTCCACGTCGCAGACCGTCAATGGCCGGGATGAGAAGGGCGAGGAGGCGAAACCCCAGAAGGAAGGCCGCAACAAGGCCAATCCGAAACTGCCGCCGGATTCTCCCTTCAATGAACTCTTCGAGGATTTCTTCAAGAACCGTCGCGGCGACAGGGGCCAGCACAAGGTCAATTCGCTGGGCTCCGGTTTCATCATCGACGCCAGCGGCATTGTGGTGACCAACAACCACGTCATCGCCGATGCCGACGAGATCAACGTCATTCTCAATGACGGCACCAAGATCAAGGCGGAGCTTGTCGGTCGCGACAAGAAGAGCGACCTCGCCGTGCTGAAATTCCAGCCGCCGGAGAAGAAACTGACGGCGGTGAAGTTCGGCAATTCCGACAGACTGCGGCTCGGCGAATGGGTGATCGCGATCGGCAATCCGTTCAGCCTGGGGGGCACGGTGACGGCGGGCATCGTCTCGGCGCGCAACCGCGACATCAACTCCGGGCCTTACGACAACTACATCCAGACCGACGCCGCCATCAATCGCGGCAATTCGGGCGGCCCGCTGTTCAATCTCGATGGCGAAGTGATCGGCGTGAACACCGCGATCATCTCGCCGTCGGGCGGCTCGATCGGCATCGGCTTCGCGGTGCCGTCGAACACCGTGGTCGGCATCGTCAATCAGTTGCGGCAGTACAAGGAAGTGCGGCGCGGCTGGCTCGGCGTGCGCATCCAGCAGGTGACCGACGAGATCGCCGACAGTCTCGGCATCAAGCCGCCGCATGGCGCGCTGGTTGCTGGCGTCGACGAGAAGGGCCCTGCCAAGCCCGCGGGCATCGAGGCGGGCGACGTCATCACCTCCTTTGACGGCAAGGCGATCCGCGAGATGAAGGATCTGCCGCGCGCGGTGGCGGACACCCCGGTCGGCAAGACCGTCGATGTCGTGCTGATCCGCAAGGGCAAGGAAGAAACGCACAAGGTGACGCTCGGCCGTCTCGACGATGGCGACAAGCCGGTCGAGGCCTCGCTGAAGACGCCCGCGCCGGAGCCGGACAAGACGGTGACGCAGAAGGCGCTCGGGCTCGATCTCGCCGCGATCTCCAAGGATCTGCGCGCACGCTACAAGTTGAAAGATAAGGTCAAGGGCGTGGTCATCGTCGGCGTCGATCGCAATTCCGATGCGGCGGAGCGGCGGCTTTCGGCGGGCGATGTGATCGTCGAGGTCGCGCAGGAGGCGGTGAATTCGCCCGCCGACGTCAAGAAGCGCATCGACCAGCTCAAGAAGGACGGCAAGAAGTCGATCCTGCTGCTGGTCTCGAACGCCGAGGGCGAATTGCGGTTCGTGGCGTTGAGCGCGAATTGA